The proteins below come from a single Dinghuibacter silviterrae genomic window:
- a CDS encoding SDR family oxidoreductase — MKTALITGANKSIGLETARQLLQQGFQVYLGSRDLDKGREAAAQLKAQGLQHVEAIQLDVSDDDSVRAARTTIGAKTTALDVLINNAGINGGMPQSPISAGMDQFKKVFETNYFGVIRVVQAFFGLLRESPQPRIVMVSSSAGSLTLQSDPTWKYYQHKGAVYHPSKSALNMYTIDLAFELLGTSFKVNAVDPGFIKTDFNGHRGTGSVEEAAKRIIKYALIGPEGPTGKFFSEETNPETGEIPW, encoded by the coding sequence ATGAAAACAGCGCTCATCACGGGGGCCAACAAAAGCATCGGCCTTGAAACCGCCCGTCAGCTATTACAACAAGGATTTCAGGTTTACCTGGGCAGCCGCGACCTGGACAAGGGCCGGGAAGCCGCCGCACAATTAAAAGCGCAGGGGTTACAGCATGTGGAGGCCATTCAATTGGACGTCAGCGACGACGATTCGGTAAGGGCCGCGCGAACCACCATCGGGGCAAAGACCACAGCACTGGACGTTTTGATTAACAATGCCGGCATCAACGGCGGCATGCCCCAATCTCCTATTTCCGCCGGTATGGATCAATTCAAAAAAGTATTTGAGACCAATTACTTCGGCGTGATCCGGGTCGTCCAGGCATTTTTTGGTCTCCTGCGGGAATCGCCCCAGCCCCGTATCGTCATGGTATCCTCCAGCGCGGGCTCGCTTACCCTTCAAAGCGATCCAACCTGGAAATACTACCAGCATAAAGGCGCGGTCTACCATCCCTCCAAATCCGCGCTGAACATGTATACGATCGACCTGGCATTCGAACTACTCGGTACGTCCTTCAAAGTAAACGCTGTGGACCCGGGCTTTATCAAAACCGACTTTAACGGTCATCGGGGCACCGGATCGGTCGAAGAAGCGGCGAAACGGATTATCAAATATGCCCTGATTGGTCCCGAGGGTCCTACCGGTAAATTCTTTAGCGAGGAAACAAACCCGGAAACGGGGGAAATTCCCTGGTAG
- a CDS encoding Crp/Fnr family transcriptional regulator — protein MNEFIHFLLQFAHLNEQQINLISKKGRETILPKEEYFVEAGKVFRQVGFIIEGIIRICYYNNKGEEITKIFIEENHLLINLNNAPSTEYIQAATDCRMLVLSNEDWKEIAGWEDITQKIQMKSLNEKLTRVTPLVAQDAQTRYLEFMDKYPTLANRIPLSYIASYLGITQSTLSRIRKKIC, from the coding sequence ATGAACGAATTCATACACTTCCTCCTGCAATTTGCGCATTTAAATGAACAACAAATTAATTTAATTTCCAAAAAAGGCAGGGAGACAATCCTCCCCAAAGAGGAATACTTTGTAGAAGCCGGAAAAGTCTTCAGACAGGTCGGCTTTATCATCGAAGGCATCATCAGAATTTGCTACTACAACAACAAAGGCGAAGAGATTACAAAAATTTTCATAGAAGAAAACCACCTGCTCATCAACCTCAACAATGCCCCGTCTACAGAATATATCCAGGCAGCGACCGATTGCAGGATGTTGGTATTGTCAAACGAGGATTGGAAGGAAATCGCCGGCTGGGAGGATATTACCCAAAAAATACAGATGAAATCCTTGAACGAAAAATTGACGCGGGTGACGCCCCTTGTCGCACAGGACGCCCAGACAAGATATCTTGAATTCATGGACAAATACCCCACGCTGGCCAACCGGATTCCGCTGTCTTATATAGCCTCTTATCTGGGCATAACCCAATCGACCTTAAGCCGGATCAGGAAAAAGATTTGCTAA
- a CDS encoding serine hydrolase domain-containing protein, translated as MFYYYDDSGIPDQLHTLVQEYGPNGIAALAFTPSGGWVIVSMNGDYCASGIPDDCFQQLVQYINNGDLINVMAFTPDGGWVIVTNTAYCASGIPDDCFSALVSYFNAGYAITCIAFPPAGGDSWVILAGGILTASNIDDECFQFLCNYLPSTRQARWVVFPPQGGWAILAGDYYEARGIPDDCFAQFGAFIQAGALPDLLAFAPDGGWSLISNTPDPYNPPDTIRQIEENIMYGTGSTDTIWNRMRHYNVPGVSMAVVLNNQVAWATSYGTLEEGGDQYVYTDTAFQAASCSKPVSALGYYQLVQNGLIAFDANINPYMPWNPPVCPSATPSWLSLVTIQLLLQHRGGISGEGVPDPQNQCSNFGGFSGYPNVPGQLIPSLMQILEGAPPANSGPIQLTYEPSLTSPQYYSGPGYMIMMYLLEQLTGQDFGTYMQTNVLAPLGMNNSSFDLYIPANLSRAAAGHDQNGNMYPGGGNNHPEATAAGLRTNPTDYCQMICCLNQNGTLNGNTILTPGNVNYMVQQSTGTFSNWAPNAQNFNYCHNGINAGFKCIFYGFSGIGAGLMIMTNGDNGDSLYTEIATTVVQMYNW; from the coding sequence ATGTTTTACTACTATGATGACAGCGGTATCCCGGACCAACTGCACACCCTGGTCCAGGAATACGGGCCAAATGGCATCGCTGCCCTTGCGTTTACCCCTTCCGGTGGTTGGGTGATCGTGTCCATGAACGGCGACTACTGCGCGAGTGGTATCCCCGACGACTGTTTTCAACAACTGGTTCAATATATCAATAACGGAGACCTGATCAACGTCATGGCATTTACACCGGATGGCGGATGGGTCATTGTAACCAACACGGCCTATTGTGCCAGCGGCATCCCGGATGACTGTTTTAGCGCACTGGTTTCTTATTTCAACGCCGGCTACGCCATTACCTGTATCGCCTTTCCACCCGCCGGGGGGGACAGCTGGGTCATTCTGGCGGGGGGGATCTTAACTGCCAGCAATATCGACGACGAATGCTTCCAGTTTCTTTGCAACTACCTGCCCAGCACAAGACAAGCCCGGTGGGTTGTTTTTCCTCCCCAGGGCGGTTGGGCCATTCTGGCGGGCGATTACTATGAAGCCCGGGGGATCCCCGATGACTGCTTTGCGCAATTCGGCGCATTTATTCAAGCCGGCGCTTTGCCGGACCTCCTGGCCTTTGCGCCGGACGGAGGCTGGTCGCTCATTTCCAATACGCCGGACCCTTACAATCCACCCGATACCATCCGTCAGATCGAAGAGAATATTATGTATGGAACGGGGAGTACCGATACCATCTGGAACCGTATGCGTCATTACAATGTCCCCGGCGTCAGTATGGCGGTCGTTCTGAACAACCAGGTCGCCTGGGCCACCAGCTATGGAACGTTGGAAGAGGGCGGGGACCAATACGTCTATACCGATACGGCATTTCAGGCGGCTTCCTGCAGCAAGCCGGTATCCGCTTTGGGATATTATCAGCTTGTGCAAAACGGGCTTATTGCATTCGATGCGAATATAAACCCTTACATGCCATGGAATCCGCCGGTTTGCCCCTCAGCCACGCCGTCATGGTTGAGCCTGGTCACCATTCAGCTCCTGTTGCAACACCGTGGCGGCATCAGTGGGGAGGGGGTTCCCGACCCACAAAACCAATGCAGCAATTTTGGTGGATTTTCCGGGTATCCCAATGTGCCAGGCCAATTGATCCCGTCGTTGATGCAGATCCTGGAAGGAGCGCCCCCCGCTAACTCAGGGCCCATACAATTGACTTATGAACCCAGCCTGACGTCACCGCAATACTATTCCGGACCGGGGTATATGATCATGATGTACCTCTTGGAACAACTGACCGGCCAGGACTTCGGGACATACATGCAAACAAATGTCCTGGCGCCTTTGGGCATGAACAACAGCAGCTTTGACCTGTATATACCCGCCAACCTTTCCAGGGCCGCTGCCGGTCATGATCAAAATGGGAATATGTACCCCGGAGGGGGAAACAATCATCCCGAAGCCACCGCGGCCGGTCTTCGCACCAATCCGACGGATTATTGCCAGATGATCTGTTGCCTCAACCAGAACGGCACCCTTAATGGAAACACCATTCTAACCCCCGGCAATGTCAATTATATGGTTCAACAATCGACGGGGACGTTCAGCAATTGGGCCCCCAATGCGCAAAACTTCAACTATTGCCACAACGGCATCAACGCCGGTTTTAAATGCATCTTCTATGGGTTCTCTGGTATCGGGGCGGGTCTGATGATAATGACGAATGGTGATAACGGGGATAGTTTGTATACCGAAATTGCGACGACGGTCGTACAAATGTATAATTGGTAG
- a CDS encoding VOC family protein yields MNFTKLVPNVFYTDITMGLRLFIDCLGFSIGHDELNTDHPFCAIEKNGLSLLLFQNQEYAEKDRPEFRLVTNDIEEVYKKVSSTHPEFLHPNLKEITLRPWGAREFALKDDSNVCIIIQQW; encoded by the coding sequence ATGAATTTTACAAAACTTGTTCCCAACGTATTTTACACGGACATCACAATGGGCCTCAGACTTTTTATTGACTGCCTGGGGTTTAGCATCGGTCATGATGAATTGAATACGGATCATCCTTTTTGTGCCATCGAGAAAAATGGATTGTCTTTACTCTTGTTCCAAAATCAGGAATATGCGGAAAAAGACAGGCCTGAATTCAGGCTGGTAACAAACGATATTGAAGAGGTATATAAAAAGGTGTCCTCAACGCATCCTGAGTTCTTGCATCCAAACCTCAAGGAAATCACCCTTCGGCCCTGGGGCGCCAGGGAATTCGCGTTAAAAGACGATTCCAATGTTTGCATCATCATTCAGCAGTGGTAA
- a CDS encoding alpha/beta hydrolase: MNHIKTGVWFCMLWSASPALAQPPIRDPHTRGYVRATELPDSANPSPGANGNFIIGPTHNPAPESTVQANVPQGTIYRFTMESKDSKIYPGIAREPKTFGTPDPENPARLIVTTSHPAPYTRLVTVYVPKQYVPGSAAPFIVGADGPDYLLFTVLNNLIAEGKVPPMIAISIGNGSGDAQGSERGLEYDAMNGVYAEFVETEVLPLVESTCGVKLTKDPAGRATMGGSSGGSCALIMAWYHPEWYHRVLTYSGTYVNQQWPYNPETPHGAWEFHEHLIPKSPVKPLRIWMEVGDQDLFNPNVMGDGMHDWVVANENMAKVLAGKHYPYQFVFARNARHVDHKVKMQTLPEALEWLWKDYHPAN; this comes from the coding sequence ATGAATCATATTAAAACAGGTGTGTGGTTTTGCATGCTATGGAGTGCAAGCCCGGCCCTCGCCCAACCACCCATCCGAGATCCGCATACACGCGGTTATGTACGGGCCACGGAACTCCCGGACAGCGCCAATCCTTCCCCCGGCGCCAATGGAAATTTTATTATTGGCCCCACGCATAACCCCGCACCGGAATCGACGGTACAGGCGAACGTACCGCAGGGGACCATCTACCGGTTTACCATGGAGTCGAAGGATAGCAAAATCTATCCCGGCATCGCCCGGGAACCGAAGACATTTGGCACCCCGGATCCGGAAAACCCCGCCAGGTTAATCGTCACCACAAGCCATCCGGCTCCATATACCCGCCTGGTGACCGTGTACGTCCCCAAACAATATGTTCCCGGTTCCGCAGCGCCGTTTATTGTGGGCGCCGATGGGCCGGACTACTTGCTTTTTACGGTACTGAACAACCTGATTGCCGAGGGCAAAGTACCGCCCATGATTGCCATCTCTATTGGCAATGGCAGCGGGGATGCCCAAGGCAGCGAACGGGGCCTGGAATACGATGCGATGAACGGGGTATATGCAGAGTTTGTAGAAACCGAAGTACTGCCGCTGGTAGAAAGTACGTGCGGGGTAAAACTAACCAAAGACCCCGCCGGCCGCGCGACCATGGGGGGCAGTTCGGGTGGGTCCTGCGCCCTGATCATGGCGTGGTACCACCCGGAATGGTATCACCGTGTGCTGACCTATTCCGGGACGTATGTCAATCAGCAATGGCCCTATAACCCGGAAACACCGCACGGCGCCTGGGAATTTCATGAGCACCTGATTCCAAAGAGCCCTGTAAAGCCATTACGGATATGGATGGAGGTGGGGGACCAGGACCTTTTTAATCCAAACGTTATGGGTGATGGTATGCATGATTGGGTGGTCGCCAATGAAAATATGGCAAAAGTGCTCGCTGGTAAGCACTATCCATACCAGTTTGTTTTTGCCCGCAATGCCAGGCACGTGGATCATAAAGTAAAAATGCAAACGCTTCCCGAAGCGCTGGAGTGGCTTTGGAAGGATTATCACCCGGCGAATTGA
- a CDS encoding winged helix-turn-helix transcriptional regulator — MGKVKETSTNYKNRKFLTTCNMTYAVQMIGGRWKILILSALEHAPKRYGALKKAIPGLTERMLTLQLREMEEDGLVKRTVFPEVPPRVEYELTESARELLPICNYLHEWGTRHRNVHQFAG; from the coding sequence ATGGGAAAAGTCAAAGAGACTTCCACGAACTACAAGAATCGTAAGTTCTTGACAACCTGTAACATGACGTATGCCGTGCAGATGATTGGCGGCAGGTGGAAAATATTGATCCTGTCGGCGCTGGAGCACGCACCAAAACGATACGGTGCGCTCAAAAAGGCCATTCCGGGTTTGACGGAACGGATGCTCACCCTGCAACTGCGCGAAATGGAGGAGGATGGCCTTGTCAAAAGAACCGTTTTCCCGGAAGTGCCGCCCAGGGTAGAATATGAACTGACCGAAAGCGCGCGGGAGCTTTTACCGATTTGCAATTATCTGCATGAATGGGGGACCCGGCATCGAAACGTGCATCAATTCGCCGGGTGA
- a CDS encoding zinc-dependent alcohol dehydrogenase family protein produces the protein MCVPAPGPQEVRIQVKAIGLNRADTMYRLGIYDEYPIFPARLGYEAAGIVEAIGDGVEGVAVGDVVSVLPAFSLHQYATYGALIVVPAYTLQKHPSSLSFEEAASVWTSYLTMYGMVVDAANVQPGQYVVITAASSNAGLAAIQVVNGVGGIPIAVTTTGRKRDALVTAGAAHVIAADEQDVVTEVLKITKNNGPEVILDPVGGPLLTKLIDAVAVKGKVYIYGGLSPEPASLSALTLVRKTPALYGYNATDVLLNPSKLGAAIQFIYEGIAKGKLKPVVGKTFPFDEIVAATKFLEANTHIGKVVVTI, from the coding sequence TTGTGTGTACCGGCGCCCGGCCCACAGGAGGTTCGCATCCAGGTAAAAGCCATCGGGTTAAACCGCGCCGACACTATGTACCGGCTCGGCATTTATGATGAATATCCCATTTTCCCGGCGCGGCTGGGGTATGAGGCCGCAGGTATTGTGGAGGCTATTGGTGATGGCGTGGAAGGTGTTGCGGTGGGCGATGTGGTCAGCGTGCTGCCGGCTTTTTCCCTGCATCAATACGCCACTTATGGAGCGCTGATCGTTGTTCCGGCCTATACCTTGCAAAAGCACCCCTCCTCCTTGTCTTTTGAAGAAGCTGCTTCGGTCTGGACAAGTTATCTTACGATGTACGGAATGGTGGTCGATGCGGCGAATGTACAACCGGGACAGTATGTGGTCATCACTGCGGCATCCAGCAATGCGGGGCTGGCGGCTATACAGGTGGTCAATGGTGTAGGGGGCATTCCTATTGCGGTGACCACTACGGGTAGAAAACGGGATGCCCTGGTGACAGCGGGCGCTGCACACGTCATTGCGGCAGATGAACAGGATGTCGTAACGGAGGTGCTGAAAATTACTAAGAACAACGGCCCGGAAGTCATACTGGACCCCGTAGGCGGCCCCTTGCTGACAAAGCTGATAGACGCGGTGGCCGTTAAGGGTAAGGTGTATATTTACGGCGGGTTAAGCCCGGAACCCGCCTCGCTCTCCGCGCTGACGTTGGTGCGCAAAACGCCCGCCCTCTATGGATATAATGCGACCGATGTACTACTCAATCCTTCAAAGCTGGGGGCCGCGATACAGTTTATTTATGAAGGTATTGCGAAAGGAAAGCTAAAACCCGTTGTCGGCAAAACGTTTCCCTTCGACGAGATCGTAGCCGCAACAAAGTTTCTGGAAGCCAACACGCATATCGGTAAGGTGGTCGTTACGATATGA
- a CDS encoding helix-turn-helix domain-containing protein, translating into MIRENLHKPFSIEFLTVDEGPGAPHHHSFFELVYIVKGAGIQCINKSQFKYGKGHMFLITPTDCHAFEVTETTTFFFLRFNDIYVQQSGLSSGNIQNLEFILQNANHKPGCILKNAVDKKLVEPLVDAVLRENESPDLYNQELIHHFVNTLIVLVARNIAKFHHLDLSDHTHQQTANILHFIQANIYNPDRLRTEYLCSRFNISVNYLGKYFKQQTGSTLQRYITGYRQSLIEHRLIHSDKRLGEIADEFGFTDESHLTKFFKNNKGVSPKAFRANKVIS; encoded by the coding sequence ATGATCAGGGAAAATCTGCATAAACCCTTTTCGATCGAGTTTTTAACGGTTGATGAAGGTCCGGGTGCGCCACATCACCATAGTTTTTTCGAACTCGTCTATATTGTCAAGGGTGCGGGTATCCAGTGTATCAATAAAAGCCAGTTCAAATATGGCAAAGGCCACATGTTCCTGATCACGCCCACCGACTGCCACGCGTTCGAGGTAACGGAAACCACTACCTTCTTTTTCCTCCGGTTCAATGACATTTATGTCCAACAGTCCGGGCTATCCAGCGGCAACATCCAAAACCTCGAATTCATCCTGCAAAACGCCAACCACAAGCCCGGCTGTATCCTCAAAAACGCCGTCGACAAAAAACTGGTGGAGCCCCTTGTCGACGCCGTCCTCAGGGAAAACGAAAGTCCCGACCTGTACAACCAGGAATTGATCCACCACTTTGTCAACACGCTCATCGTTCTTGTCGCCCGGAACATCGCCAAATTCCATCACCTTGACCTGAGCGACCATACCCATCAACAAACCGCCAACATCTTACACTTTATCCAGGCCAATATTTACAACCCCGACAGGCTGCGGACGGAATACCTTTGTTCGCGCTTCAATATTTCCGTCAATTACCTGGGGAAATACTTCAAACAGCAAACCGGCAGCACCTTGCAACGATATATCACCGGCTACAGGCAGAGTTTGATCGAACACCGCCTGATCCATAGCGACAAACGCCTCGGGGAAATCGCGGACGAATTTGGCTTTACCGACGAAAGCCATCTGACTAAATTCTTTAAGAACAACAAGGGCGTAAGCCCGAAAGCCTTCCGGGCAAATAAGGTCATATCGTAA
- a CDS encoding NADP-dependent oxidoreductase, with amino-acid sequence MKAIIVQAPGDVRQLQPVDIALPELQTGEVLVKVKAISINPVDVKSRAGKGVYGRLKEEQPLILGWDISGEVIQTRSDRFAVGDEVFGMVNFPGHGKAYAEFVAAPADQLAFKPATISHEEAAAATLAALTAWQVLVQRANVQTGQRVLIQSAAGGVGHFAVQIAKHLGAHVTGTASGKNKDFVLALGADAYIDYTNADWHSYGDQFDFVLDTIGGDHSLIMTKPGGTLISIPTGLGADVIERSKAKKVDAAFYLVQSAGKNMAALAALIGQGVIKPHVSALFPFEDMAAAHLQVETGKTIGKVVVRL; translated from the coding sequence ATGAAAGCAATCATTGTACAGGCGCCCGGCGATGTCCGCCAGTTGCAGCCGGTGGATATTGCCCTTCCGGAACTACAGACCGGAGAGGTATTGGTTAAGGTGAAGGCCATCAGCATCAACCCGGTGGATGTCAAGAGCCGGGCGGGGAAAGGGGTCTACGGCCGTTTGAAGGAAGAGCAGCCGTTGATCCTGGGCTGGGATATCTCCGGCGAGGTGATACAGACCCGATCGGACCGGTTCGCCGTAGGGGACGAGGTGTTCGGTATGGTCAATTTCCCTGGCCATGGCAAGGCGTACGCCGAGTTTGTGGCCGCACCGGCCGACCAGTTGGCATTTAAACCGGCGACTATTTCCCATGAAGAGGCGGCAGCCGCAACGCTGGCGGCATTGACGGCCTGGCAAGTCCTCGTCCAACGGGCGAACGTGCAGACAGGACAACGGGTACTGATCCAGTCGGCCGCGGGCGGCGTTGGCCATTTTGCCGTGCAGATCGCAAAGCACCTTGGCGCTCATGTAACCGGCACGGCGTCGGGTAAGAACAAGGATTTCGTGTTGGCACTGGGTGCGGATGCCTATATCGACTACACGAACGCCGACTGGCACAGCTACGGGGATCAATTCGACTTTGTTTTGGATACCATCGGTGGTGACCATTCACTGATTATGACAAAGCCCGGCGGGACGTTGATCAGCATTCCAACGGGGCTTGGGGCCGACGTGATAGAAAGATCGAAAGCCAAAAAGGTGGATGCCGCGTTTTATCTGGTTCAGTCCGCCGGCAAGAACATGGCTGCGCTCGCGGCACTGATCGGACAGGGGGTGATCAAGCCACACGTTTCCGCTCTTTTTCCATTCGAGGACATGGCCGCCGCCCATCTGCAGGTGGAGACCGGGAAGACTATCGGGAAGGTCGTGGTTCGCCTATAG
- a CDS encoding DUF2306 domain-containing protein, whose amino-acid sequence MPIVYRYGLLLLFAFFFVLMGNITLQYLPVRTDAAFLQIKQEYIHITPWLVAFFVHVFTSMFVLAAGFTQFSKALLHRYRTIHRAVGKCYVVAVLFVTGPASFIMALLANGGIPSRIAFTSLSVLWMYTTAKAWRTAVAKQFDAHRDWMYRSYALTLSAITLRGWKWLLITLFHLRPLDTYMIVAWMGFVPNLVVAEWLIRKRYAAIGEPRPSR is encoded by the coding sequence ATGCCTATTGTTTATCGATACGGACTATTGCTCCTGTTCGCGTTTTTCTTTGTGCTGATGGGGAACATCACCCTGCAGTACCTTCCGGTGCGCACCGACGCGGCTTTTCTGCAAATAAAACAGGAATATATCCATATTACCCCCTGGCTTGTCGCCTTTTTTGTACATGTATTTACATCTATGTTTGTCCTGGCGGCGGGCTTTACCCAGTTTTCAAAGGCTTTGCTGCACCGGTATAGGACGATTCACCGGGCTGTGGGGAAATGTTATGTGGTGGCCGTTCTTTTTGTCACCGGCCCCGCTTCGTTTATTATGGCCCTGCTGGCGAACGGGGGCATCCCGTCGCGTATTGCATTTACCAGCCTTTCCGTGTTGTGGATGTATACCACCGCCAAAGCCTGGCGGACGGCCGTGGCAAAACAGTTTGACGCCCACCGCGACTGGATGTACCGCAGCTATGCCCTGACACTGTCGGCCATTACCCTGCGGGGTTGGAAGTGGCTGTTGATTACCTTATTCCACCTCCGTCCCCTGGATACATACATGATCGTGGCCTGGATGGGCTTTGTGCCCAACCTGGTCGTTGCAGAGTGGCTCATCCGTAAGCGTTATGCTGCTATAGGCGAACCACGACCTTCCCGATAG
- a CDS encoding YARHG domain-containing protein: MTPTKWMMPVIALFSFAAGCKNPSVVKDTAAAHTLTAPANSITGTWTGMFEPTSNNQVSSNKITLFIDQMDGGNIYGYSVCAGNDRPFKGTYTDDGDKITATLKEPGNGDYDGTFALVIQKNPLSLSGTWTPFKSTLSSRQYTLVRKNFVYDPAAGRYAETSARLLTSDDVNNLLKDELRYMRNEIFARHGYSFKIKEVRAMFDNQDWYMPISTDVRKKLTGIETANANLIKRYESYADSSYDDYGR, translated from the coding sequence ATGACTCCAACAAAATGGATGATGCCCGTCATCGCCCTCTTTTCTTTCGCCGCCGGCTGTAAAAATCCCAGCGTCGTGAAAGATACCGCCGCAGCCCATACCCTTACGGCGCCGGCCAACTCCATTACCGGTACGTGGACCGGTATGTTCGAACCAACAAGTAACAACCAGGTCTCCTCCAATAAAATCACCCTGTTTATTGACCAAATGGACGGGGGTAATATATATGGCTACAGTGTTTGTGCAGGGAACGACCGCCCGTTTAAGGGGACCTATACGGATGACGGGGATAAGATAACGGCCACGCTCAAAGAGCCCGGTAACGGTGATTATGATGGCACGTTTGCGCTGGTCATCCAGAAAAATCCGCTCTCGCTCTCCGGCACATGGACGCCTTTCAAATCCACCTTGTCCAGTCGTCAATACACCCTCGTTCGAAAGAATTTTGTCTACGACCCGGCCGCGGGAAGGTACGCCGAAACTTCCGCAAGATTACTGACCAGCGATGATGTCAACAACCTCCTCAAGGACGAACTCCGCTATATGCGCAACGAGATATTTGCGAGACACGGGTATTCCTTCAAGATAAAGGAGGTGCGCGCCATGTTCGACAACCAGGACTGGTATATGCCGATATCCACCGATGTCCGGAAAAAGCTGACGGGCATAGAAACGGCGAATGCCAATCTTATCAAGCGGTATGAGTCGTATGCGGATTCGAGTTATGATGACTATGGACGGTAG
- a CDS encoding tetratricopeptide repeat protein, whose translation MKKVTMMLALFLLAGCNGNNADKTAEGNNKKEFYDLYNSTLTYYKLGESNAMLDYAKEMLLYAQSLNNDSFEVVSYKMVGNCYYLLNDHISAINYYFTGIQLCENRPALTHLLPELYNNIGFNYSKLGVQDKALEYLKKAEDIASKSEAKSINVYILENLAETYLSLERPIPALHYLDLATKLNEKFKDKYIQASICLDYGNAYYKLFLQNHSADELALSKYYFENAIAISDATRDFKHFSNSTLEYGNFFFKQGLFDSALIFTKRSLDTAIRYNYKDNVVGGANLLQKVYAAQGNEHQAYVSSLLGKKITDSMLSVNNINQLLALTFNEEVREKDAAAKEKENQEQRIRHIESLLIAIILITLATGYLIIARKIRTKPKVIVYIGSIGLLIMFEFINLLVHPLVETYTNHSTPGMLLVLVLIAAILIPIHHRLERFVEAHIEKNHQRSSGA comes from the coding sequence ATGAAAAAAGTGACCATGATGCTTGCTTTGTTCCTTTTGGCAGGCTGTAATGGCAATAACGCCGATAAAACTGCCGAAGGAAACAACAAGAAAGAATTTTATGACCTTTACAATAGCACATTAACCTATTATAAACTTGGCGAAAGCAATGCCATGTTGGATTATGCGAAGGAGATGCTCCTATACGCCCAATCCTTAAACAACGATTCATTCGAGGTTGTGTCGTACAAGATGGTCGGCAATTGTTACTACCTGCTGAATGACCATATTTCCGCCATAAATTATTACTTCACCGGGATACAACTATGCGAGAACCGGCCGGCCCTGACACATCTTCTACCCGAACTGTACAATAATATCGGCTTTAACTATAGTAAGTTGGGCGTCCAGGACAAGGCCCTCGAATACTTAAAAAAGGCGGAAGATATAGCCTCCAAAAGTGAAGCTAAATCAATCAATGTATATATTCTCGAAAATTTAGCGGAGACATACCTGAGTTTGGAGAGACCCATTCCCGCCTTGCACTATCTGGACCTTGCCACCAAACTGAACGAGAAATTCAAGGATAAATATATTCAGGCCTCGATCTGCCTGGACTATGGAAACGCTTATTACAAATTGTTTCTTCAGAACCATTCCGCAGACGAATTAGCGCTTTCAAAATATTATTTTGAAAATGCCATTGCCATTAGTGATGCGACACGGGATTTCAAGCACTTTTCCAATTCCACTTTAGAGTATGGCAATTTCTTTTTCAAACAGGGTCTTTTTGATTCGGCCCTTATATTCACAAAAAGGAGCCTCGACACCGCGATAAGATACAATTACAAAGACAATGTCGTGGGTGGCGCGAACCTGTTGCAAAAAGTATATGCCGCGCAAGGAAATGAGCATCAGGCGTATGTTTCTTCGCTTCTCGGTAAGAAGATTACCGACAGTATGTTGTCCGTAAACAATATCAATCAGCTATTGGCCCTGACTTTTAATGAGGAGGTGCGCGAGAAAGATGCGGCAGCAAAAGAGAAGGAGAACCAAGAGCAAAGAATCAGGCATATCGAGAGCCTGCTCATCGCCATTATCTTAATCACTTTGGCGACGGGTTATTTAATCATAGCAAGAAAGATAAGGACAAAGCCAAAAGTGATTGTATACATTGGCAGCATCGGGTTATTAATCATGTTTGAATTCATTAACCTGCTGGTACACCCCCTGGTGGAGACCTATACCAATCATTCCACGCCGGGGATGTTGTTGGTGCTGGTGTTAATTGCTGCCATCCTGATACCCATACACCATCGGTTGGAACGATTTGTGGAAGCACATATAGAGAAGAACCATCAGCGCTCCTCCGGTGCCTGA